In the Halorubrum ruber genome, GGTTCTTATAGTTAGAATAGTGATGTCAAGATTATGCTTCAAGAAATACTCATATAATGTGGGTTTTGATATGGTAGATGTGAAATCAATATATGATGAGTGACCTACTATCCGAAATCATCGCCAAACTTCGCCCAGAAGATGGACTTGATTGGCATGGCTTCATTGTTGGCGCGGTCGTTGCGATGGTAATCGCGGTCTTATTTCAGCCGTACCTTGCTACGGCCGCAACAAATCTGAAAGTCAGCGTAGGTGCCCCGGGATATCAAGAGCCAAATGTTGATGTTTCAGTTAATGAGATGCCAGTAATTTACCCGGAGAATGTGAGTGTGGACGACTTTGATGGGTTAAAATGGAAAGAAGACTACTCCCTGTATCGGGTTCAAATAGAAAATACAGCGGATAAGCCGGTTGAAGATGTTGAGTTATCATTGCGGTTACCGGGGTGTTCAATATATACTAATCTTGAGGGACCTGGAATAACCGAGGGGATGGATTCAGATAATTATATTCAACCAAGAATTACCTTTGATTTGGAGCCCCCAGATGGCTACGAAAACAGGCTAAGTACATTGGGATGTACCAAGCAAATTGAGATCTCGAATTTACCGTCAAACGAAGTCCGGACTGTAGAATATGTTGTCACGAGAGAGTTCTCTAGATGTGACTTTATTAGTGGTTATAAGCCGACACCGGAATACAATCTTACCTACCAGTGGACTGCCGATTCTGAGGAATACGGAGTAGAACTGTCGGATCGGGTTTCGGGTCTCGATGATGATTATGAATCTGCTAGAAGCCCAGGAGGGGTAGGAATACAAACCACATTGTACCCTTCCAATGGTGAAGTTAGCTACGCATATCTAGTGAATGTGTCCGCACCATCACTCGAAGAAGGGATGAAAAAGTGTGTATACACTCCAACAAGCAGTAACATCACAGCTTCAAGATAGACGGACTCAGTAAATTCGTCTCCGACAAATCAGTGGGATGACCTTCCACTAATGTCCGTGTGTCACGAGTTTTGCCTGCGCGAGATTACCCCGAAGTTCGTTATTCCGGATGGCGTTTGTTATCCGCAAGAATAGTTCCACTGAGATTATGCGGAAACTGTATTTGCGGAAATAGGACGCGCTAGTTGGTGTAGTACTATCTTCCCAAATTAGCCGTCCTCAAATTTCTCGCGGGCATCTTCGAGTATTTCATCAATAAAATTCCTATGCCGCTGAATTACAGCTGGACGCCGTTCGATAGCAAAGTCAGTCTCCAGACGCTGTTTAACAAAGGGTAGTGTTGGTGAGTAATCGGTGAGTGGGCGTCCAGATTCAATCATTTCGTTTTGTGTTTCAAAATCGTGTTCATCAGGAGCGAGCCGTTCAAATGTTGTTGAATTTTCATTTATATATTCAGCTAGCCTTCGTTGCGCATCCCGGAACCTCTCTTCTTGGCCCGAATTTCGATAATAGATACTCTCGAATGCGTTGATCATCTGTACGTCGTTTAGCCCCTCGACAGGGGTTTCGGAGGTGATAGTAACTTTCCGCTCTTCTTGATTTGTGTACTCAACAAAGTACGCAGCAGGATCGTAGAGCATGACCTGAACTTCATCAGAAAATGGGACAAAAATCTGTAATCCTCTGTTCTGTGTACCAATTAGATACTTATCGATCTCGTACTTAAATCTAGGATTATCATGGACAACAGGATGGTCAGAAATCACAAATTCAAGATCTGTCTTATTCTCTAGGATCGCAACCTCAAGATCAATGATCAGTTCAATTCCTGTTAGTGCCTGTAGCATTGGATAAGAAAGAGGAGACTCATGAGTGATTTTGTAGTCATCAAGGATGTCCAAAGCGTTCTTTCCGCTCGGTAACTCTGGATCAACCTCTCCTGACTCCACCTTCAATTGAATATATTCTTTGGCAAGGTTGTCTATCAGTTGTTCAGTCTCTTTCTTCGTTTGTTTAGTCCTAGTTCGCTGAAGGAGGACAAAAACACAAAAGAATCGCACCTCAGAGTCAGATAGTGTATTAAAACTTCGCTCATCCCGTATTTTGTTGATAACATTTGCATGAAGATCTTCTAGACCATCCATGCTCTGTTCCACCTCTGGTCCACCGTAGAAATAGTCCTCAGAACACAAATTCGAAATAGAGGTGGGAGGGTATTCCTGTTTGTTATCTATATTATATACGGGAACACGTTCATTGTCCGTCCATCCGCGGAGAAGATACTTCGGGACATAGTGTTGGTTCTTGTACTCTGCCATCGAATATAATTGGGCCTACTGTCCAAATTAATGTTACTGAGTGGAGGAGAGTCGTAATGGTCCTATCACGAGGGTGGGCTGATGAATATTGAGTGTACAAAATTTGCGGGGATTCTCTATGGTTCCATGTCCGTACAGTCACGGTGGGGCTCCCGCGAGCGACTGAAGGAAGCGAGTGGAGTAAACCGCGCCCGGGAGTGACCGCAGGAAATGAACGGGCACAGTGGGATTCGAACCCACGACCGTCGGATTAGAAGTCCGACGCTCTATCCGGGCTGAGCTATGTGCCCTCACTCGCTTCTAATCCTCCGAGTCTAAAAAACGCCCGCGGTTCGCGCCGCCCGCGGGCCAACAGCAGACCTAAGTCCGCGAGCGGAGTATCCGCCGGTAATGAACGTTATCGGAACCGTCGGCCTCCCCGGCAGCGGGAAGGGGGAGGCGGCGAACGTGGCCGAGGCGGCCGGCATCCCCGTCGTCGTCATGGGCGACGTGATCCGCGCCGAGTGCCGCCGCCGCGGGCTCGACCCGGCCGAACACCACGGGCGGATGGCCGGCACGCTCCGCGAGGAAGAGGGCGACGACGCCATCGCCGCCCGGACGCTCCCGCGGATTCGGGAGGCCGCGGCCGAGAGCGACCGCGACGAGACCGTCCTCGTCGACGGCCTCCGCTCGACCGTCGAGCTGGAACGCTTCCGCGAGGCGTTCGGCGACGACTTCACGCTCGTCGCGATCCGCGCGCCGTTCGAGCTGCGCGCCGAGCGGTTAGGCGAGCGCGGCCGCGACGACTCCGACTCCGACCTGTCGGCGCTCCGCGAGCGCGACGAGCGCGAGATCGACCTCGGCCTCGGCGAGACCCTCGAACGGGCCGACGTCGAGATCGACAACACCGACAGCCTCGCTGCGTTCCGCGAGCGCGTCCGCGAGGAGCTGGGCGTCGACGACGCGGAGTCGGACCGCTCCGACGGCAAGGCCGGCGAGAAGCCCGACGACGCCGAGGCGACCGACGACCCTGAGGCGCCCGAGGCCGGAGGTGACGGCGCGTGATCTACAGCGTCGACGTCCGGATCGAGACGCCGGTCAACGACACGGAGGTGACCGACCGGGTCACCGACGCGGTCGAGAACGTCTTCCCCGACGCCGAGCCGGTCCACGAGGACGGGCGGCTCGTCTCCGAGACGCACAGCCTCGACGCCTTCTCCGACGTGCTCCACGAACAGGAGATCCTCGACACCGCGCGGCGCGTCTTCCGGCAGAACAGGACGGAGGAGGAGTTCACCTTCTCGCTGAAGAAGCAGGCGGCGTTCGAGGGCGTCGTCAACTTCGCGGTCGGCGAGTCGGACGAGCTCGGCGAGATCGACGTCGAGGTTCGCGTCCGCGAGCCGGACGTCGAGTCGTTCATCGACTACGTCGCGCCCGAGACCGACGAGGGGCAGCCCGTCGACCCCGTCCGCGAGTATGGCGACCGGTTCGACCCCGAGGACGAGGCGTACTGAGGGCGGGAGGCGGTCAGCCGAGAAAGTTCTCCGACTCAGTTACTCAACGCCGACGAGCCCGCGCCGCCGATCGCGCCGAAGACGGCCGGGTAGACGGCGCCGGCGAGCAGGACGGCGGTGACGATGTCCGGAGCCACGCTCCCGTCGCCGACCGCGTACCGGAACAGGAACGCCCCGACGACAGCGAGCGGGAGGTAGCCGGCCGCGACGAGCGCTCCCGAGCGGGCGCCGTCGAGTGGCGCGTCCGCGCCGGCGACCCGACCCGCGACGAGGCCTGCGACGAGCAGGAGGACCGGCGGGACGAGTAGTAGGAATCCCGCGCCCTCGGCCTCCATGAGGAGGTTCCGCGACGACGTGCCGCCGAACAGCGCGGGGAACACGGTCTCGACGAAGTGGGCGTTGTAGAACATCCAGCCGGACACCTGCCACGTCGAGATGGGGTCGCTCCCGAACAGCTCGGCGAGGAAGTTGAGCCCCGACAGCCCCTCCTCGATCCGGCCGCTCTGCGTGAGGTAGACGGACAGGTAGCCGACGAGGTACGCGGCGGCGCCGGCGACCGCGCCGGCGACCGCCTCTCTGGCGATGCTCGGATCCGAACCGGTCGTCGCGGTCGTTCCACCGGGTGGTGACGAGGACATGCGCTCGGTGTCGTTTCGGACGCCGTAAGTGTTTGTTGGGTCGGGATCGTCACCGTAATTCAACAGAATCGTCGGTTGAAACACCCGCTCTCGCCGGAATTTTCGCCGGTCAGGCGGTCGCCTCGCGCCATTCCGCCTGCGTGATCGTGTACCGGACCTCGTCGTGGACGGTGCCGTCCGGGAAGGTCATGTGGTTTCGGAGCAGCCCCTCGCGGCGGCCCCCGAGCCGGTCGACGTACCGCTCGATCGCGCGCCGCGAGTTCTCGTTGTCGGGGTGGTGGCTCACGGCGACGACCTCCAGGTCGAGGTCGTCAAACGCGACCTCGACGAGCGCGGCGGCGCGCTCGCCGGAGTAGCCTCGGCCCCAGAACCGCTTGCGGAGCCACGTGCCGAGGAGCGCGGTGCGCTTCTCCCAGTCGACGTGGAAGCCGCCGAAGCCGGCGAGCTCGCCGGCGCCGTCCTCGCCCTCGCGCGGTCGGATGACGTAGCTCGCGGCCTCTCCCTCCTCGAAGCGCTCTCGGCCGCGTTTGAGGAACTCCAGCGTCTCCTTTTTTGTCTCGTGGGGGTCCCACGCGAGATGCTCGGTCACCTCGTCGATGTCGGGATCCGACGAGCAGATACGGTAACACTCGTCGAGGTCGACGGTCTCCGGACTTCTCGCCTCCAACCGCAGTCGGTCCGTTTCGATCGTTTCGGGGAACACGCCGGTCGGGTCGTCGCCGACCGAATAAACTCCACCGGCGGCCTGCGACCCTTTATCACGGCTTTGTTGAGATACCATTCTTCAGATACATTCTCGCCTGAAACAGCCGATCGATGAGAGCTGCTTCTTGATCGATAGCGGGAGTGAGTGTAGTACGTCGTGAGTGAGGCCATTTATACGGGAAACCGGGGAGTTGCTGTCGGCTATTTATAAACGGTCGACCGCGTTGCGCTGACGACCTCCAAAGCCCCAGCCGCGACGGCTCGCGCGCCTTGCTGTGCTCCTCGCTCAGTCGCTCGCGCTCCCTCGCTGCGGTGCTTGCTGCGGCGTGCTTCGCCCTCGCGGCTGCCCCTTTGAGTCCCGCCCCGCACCGCTCCGCACAGCACCTCACGCCTCCCCAACCTCGTCAGTCGCCTCCGCTTCGCTCCGGCGACTGACTCCCTCGCGGGCTGGCTCGCGGCCTCCGCTTCGCTCCGGCCGCTCGCAGGCGCGCCATCGCCGACTATTTATAAGCGGCCGTCGCCGCCGCTGGCGACTATTTAAATACCAAATCGCTGCTACCGATCTGCGATACCCACTCCCGAAATCGCTCGCCGCTACCCCTGTATTGAACAAATCAAGTCAGAATATTCTGAGGATTTCGACAGGGCGTTATCACGGGCCGATCGTCGTCATTCGTGGAGCGCGTCGGCGAGGTCGGCGGCGACGTCCGCGATCGCCTCTCGCGCCCGATCGACGTCCTGCATCGTCATGAACCCGTGAACCATCGACGGGTAGTTCTCGTAGCGGGTCGCGACGCCGTCCGCGACGAGCTTCTCCGCGTACGCCTTCCCGCCGTCTCGGAGCGGGTCGAAGCCTGCGGTGACGACCGTCGCGGGCGCGACGCCGGAGAGGTCCCCGGCGTTGATCGGATCGGCGTACGGGTTCCGGCGGTGGATCTCGCTCCGGTAGTAGGCCTCGGAAAACCACTCGATGTCTTCCCGCGAGAGGACGACCCCGGCGTGTTCGCGCACCGACTCCTGCTCGGGGTCGATTCCGATCCCGGGATACAGCAGCGCCTGATGTGCGATCTCGGGGCCGTCCCGCTCGGCGGCCATCAGCGCCGTCACGGCGGCGAGGTTGCCCCCCGCAGAGTCGCCTGCGACCGCGACGTCGCCGGTGCCGCGGAGCCGCTCCGTCGAGTCCGCCGCCCACTCGACCGCGGCGTAGGCGTCCTCGACGGCGGCCGGGAACGGGTGTTCGGGCGCGAGGCGGTACTCGACGGAGAGGACGGCACAGCCGCTCTCCCGCGTCAGGTGGCGACAGAGCCAGTCGTGGGTCTCGACGCTGCCGAGAACGAACCCGCCGCCGTGGAAGAAGACGACGGTCGGGTGCGGTGGGTCGCTGTCCGGGAGGTACAGCCGCGCCTCGCTGTCTCCTTCCGGGCCCGGAACCCTCACCGACTCCGTCGCGCCGACGCTCGGCGGATTGCGGTTCTGGAGCCGCGTCAGGGGCCCGGTCAGGCGCCGGAGCAGTTTTAGCTTGTAGCCGCCGTGCGGGAGGGGAATCCGCGACTGGCGGGCCGCGGCGCGCTTCGCTTGGGGGTCGATCTGGTCGGCGCTCACGCCGCGAGAGTCGTCGGGCCGTCGACAAGACGGTTGCGGCGGAGTCGCCCGGGCGCGGGCGGTGCCGAGTCGCTCACCCGGTCACGCCGGCCGCGCGTAGCTCCTCGCGGATCGCGTCGCGTTTCACTAAGGCGAAACCGACGCAGATGATCAGGAAGCCGGCGACCGTCGTTGCGGTGATCCCCTCATCGAGGAGGAGCCACCCGACGACGGCGGCGAACACGGGCGCGACGTAGGAGACGAGGTTGATCTCGATCGGGCCGAGCCGGTCGAGCAGGTCGAAGTAGATGAGGAAGCCGATTCCGCTGGCGACGACCGAGAGGTAGCCCAAGGCGAGCAGCGACTCCGTCGTCCACGCGACGTCGGCGACCGACTCGCCGAGTGCGAGCGAGACCAAGTGGGTGAGTCCGGCACCGAGCAGCATCGCCCACGCCTCCATCGTCTCGACCGCGATGTCGGCCTCGGAGGCCCGGGAGAGGACGGAGCCGAGCGCGAAGGAGGCGGCCGCGAGCAGGACGAGCAGCTTCGCGACCGTGCCGCCGCCGGTCAGGTTCGCGGGGTCAGGGTTCGCGAGCACGACCGCGCCGACGAGCCCGATCGCCAGCCCGAGCGCCCCGACCGCGGTCAGTCGCTCCGCGGGGAGGAAGGCGCGCGCGAACACCGTGGTCAGGAGCGGAGAGAGGCTGACGATGACGGCCGCGACGGCGCTCGTCACCGCAGGGTCGGTCTCGCCGACGAACAGGAACGAGTGGTAGGCGGCGATGATGAACACGGCGCCGGAGAGGACTTCCAACCACGCGTCGCGGCCGCGGGGGATCGGGTCGTCGACCGCGTACGCGGCGTACGCGAGCATGACGACCCCGGCCACGTCGTACCGGAGCGCCGCGAACAGCACCGGCGGGAAGTACGCCAACCCCGCCTTGATCGCGACGAACGCCGAACCCCAGACGGAGGCGAGGATCAGGAACAGCGAGAGGTTTCTGAGACGGCTCACGTCCGCCCTCTCCCCGCGGCGCGCCAAAAGGTTCCGGAAACGGTCGCGTTCGCTGGATTCGCCCGGGAGGGAGAGGCGGGTGGCGTCCGCTACCGGACTCGGTACCCGTCGGCGTCGCGGGCGACGACGCCCACGTCGGAGAGCCGGCTGAGCGCGCTCTCGACCGTCGACTCCCGCGCGCCGACCTCGTCGGCGACCGCCGCGGGGGTGCCGTCCGTCTCGACCACTGCGGCGATGACGGCCGCGAAGAAGCGGCTGTCGGCCTGCCCGCCGAGCCGCTCGTCGATCTCCCCCAGCGCGTCCTCGACGCGACCCTGAACCCACCGCTGGGCGAGCGAGAGCTCGCGGTCGAGGTCCTGAAGCCGCGCGAACTCCTGGGCGAGCTCCGCGAGGTCACCCGTCGCGCCTGAGCCGTCGGGGGCCTCGATCGAGAGGTGCGGACAGCGCCCGGACATGTCGAGGCTGTTCTTCGCCGGGTAGGCGCTCTTCGCGCCGAAGCCGTACGGCGAGACGCTCACCTCTAAGCGGAGGCTGCGCGCGATCCGGAAGTACTTCCGGCGCTGGTCGTCCGTCGTCGACTCGACGAGACCGGCCTCCTCCAGCTTCCGCAGGTGGTCGATCACCGCCTTCGGGCTCACGTCGAGGTACTCCGAGATCTCCGTGACGTAGCAGGGTTTGGTCGCGAGAAGCCGGAGGATTCGCCGCCGGTTCTCGTTGCCGAGGAGATCGAGCAGTACCGCGGAGTCCATTAACGTGTGGTTAGCGTTCAGCGGATAAAAGGTTGGCTTCCGGCGACAGACGCGTCGAGCGGAGATCGAAGGACGGGACGGCGGGTGGAGCGATTCGTTCGTGCTCGCTTTCGCCCGCCGCTGAGGCGCCGTCCCCGAGCAGGTGCGGCTCGTTCGTTCGACCGCCTCACGCTATGACGTATCTCGATACCGCCGCGGCAGCCCAAATACTGATTACCGTGACGGCGCACCCTTACGGAGGGAATGCCCGAGAAACAGCCGCGTCCCGAATGGAACCTCTCCGAGCGGGACACGATCATCTTACAGGAACTCGCGCGCGACCCGCAGCTCACCTCCCGCAGGCTCCGGGACCTCCTCGACGAGGAGCACGACATCGACGTCTCTCACGTCACCGTCAACGAGTCGATCCGGCGGATGCGCGAGGACGGAGTGTTCCGCGAGGCGCTGGTCCCCAACGAAGAGCAGCTCTTCTTCTCGCTTTTCGAGTTCCAGTTCAACCCCGAGGGGTTCGAAGAGAACTGGCGGGACGCGCTCGAACACATCCGGTCGAGCCGCCACACGTTCATGTACTTCCTCTCCGACGGCGACTACCAGTGGAAGACCATCATGATGTTCAAAGACCGCGAACAGGAGTCGAAGTGGATCCACGAGTTCTACAAGGAGTACGGCGAGCTCATCACTAACCTCCGCAACTCCGTCGTGACGAACGTCCTCAAGTTCGGGACCGACCCCGAGCTGTTCGAGGTGTTTCAGGAGGACGGCGACGACGAGTGACCGTCGCCGCCGGTCACCGACTCAGTCGAATTCGCCGAACCGCGTGACGGCCTCTAACTCCTCCGTCGGCGGGTCCTCGAACGCGTCCCGCGCGATCGACCGCCGGTGGACCTCGTCGGCGCCGTCGACGATGCGGAACTGCCGGACGTTCTCGTGGAAGCGCGCGATCGGCAGGTCGTAGGCGATCCCGTTGCCGCCGCAGAACTGGAGGGCGTCGTCGATCGCCTCCTGCGTCACGTTCGCCGCGAACGTCTTCGCCATCGCCACCTCGATCCGCGCCTCGTGGCCGTCGGCGATCCGCCCGGCCGCGTGCCGCACCATCGTGCGGGCGGCGTGGAGCTCGGTCCGGCGGTCGGCGATCCGGAACCGCGGGCCCTGCTTCTCCGAGAGCGGCTCGCCGAACCCCTCCCGCTCGGAGAGGTACGCGGTCGCGATGTCGAGCGCGCGGTCGGCCATCCCGGCGTACCGCATACAGTGGGTGAGCCGGGCCGGCCCGAGCCGCTGTTGGACCAGCGTGAACCCCTCGTTCTCCTCGCCCAGCGTGTTCTCCACGGGCACCCGGACGTTGTCGAACCGGATCTCGGCGTGCGTCGTCCCCACCAGCCCCTCGCCGAGGTGCGGGATGTTCCGGACGATCTCGACGCCGTCGGCGTCGGCGGGCACGAGGATGACCGAACAGCCCGCGTACGGGTGCGCCTCCTGGTCGGTGCGCGCGAACGTCAGGAACACGTCGGCGTCGAGGCCGCCCGTCGTCCACCACTTGTGACCGTCGATGACCCACTCGTCGCCGTCCTTCTCGGCGGTCGTCCCCAGCATCTTCGGGTCCGACCCGCCGCCCCCCATCGGCTCGGTCATCGCGAACCCGGAGTCGATCTCGCCGGCCGCGAGCGGGCGGAGCCAGCGCTCCTTCTGCTCCTCGGTGGCCGCGATCTCGAGGGTGTGCATGTTCCCCTCGTCCGGCGCCGCACACCTGAGTGCGGTCGGGCCGAGCAGGCTCCGTCCCGCCTCCTCGAACACGGGGAGCATCTCGCGGAAGCCGAGCCCGAGCCCGCCGTACTCCTCGTCGACCTGCGGGGCGTAGATGCCCTCGTCGCGCGCGGCGTCGCGCAGCGCCTCGATCTCCGCCGGCGGGATCGGCCCCCGACCGAGCCACTCACGCTCGACCGGGAGCACCGTCTCGTCGACGAACTCCCTGACGGCCTCGGCGACCTCCGGTCCGCGTCCGATGTCGTCGTACTCCATACCGGCCCTTATTTAGCAATGTAAATAGTGGTTCCGGCTATTCTCCCAAAATTCTATATTACGCGAAACTGATCCCCAATGTACCGAAAAATAGATTTACAATGTTAGTTGAATATGCGACAACCGATGAAAGCCGTTCGGGCATAGATCGGCCGGCTGCCGTCGCCTCCGGCCCGCATCGAACGGGGGGAGACCGGCCGTGACTGACGCCGATTACCTCGACAGGCTGGTCGACGACGACGCGCTCGGGACGTATCTCGCGGGCGAGTTCGGGCCGGCCGACACGTTCGCCGTCGAGCGACACGCGGAGGGGCACTCGAACGAGACGCTGTTCGTCACGTGGGGCGACCGCGAGTTAGTCATCCGGCGGCCGCCGCCCGGCGAGACGGCCGACACGGCCCACGACGTGCTGCGCGAGTACCGCGTCGTCGACGCACTCTCCGACACCGGCGTCCCGGTTCCATCGACGCTGCGCGCCTGCGACGACGCCGCGGTGCTCGGGAGCGACTTCTACGTCATGGAGCGCACCGACGGCGACGTGCTGCGCGACGCCGAGCCAACGCGGTTCGCCGACCCGGCCGCGCGCGAACGCGTCGGGGGCGAACTCGTCGACACGCTCGCGGCGATCCACGCGGTGGACTACGAGGCGGTCGGGCTCGGCGAGTTCGGTCGCCCGGAGGGGTACACGGCCCGGCAGGTCGAGCGCTGGACGAACCAGCTCGACTGGGCCTTCGGGACGACGGAGTCGGTCAGGGAGGTGCCGGACTTGGTCGCCGTCGGCGAGTGGCTCGCCGACAACGTGCCCGACGAGCACCCGGAGACGCTCGTCCACGGCGACTTCAAGCTCGACAACGTGATGTACGGCCCCGGGACGCCGCCGGCGGTCGTGGCCGTCTTCGACTGGGAGCTGTCGACGCTCGGCGACCCCCTCGCCGACCTCGGCTGGCTGCTGTTGTTCTGGTACGACGAGGGCGACCCGGCCCCGGCGATGCCCGACCTGATGTCGACGTTCACCGCCCGCGAGGGGTACCCGACGCGCGCGGAACTGATCGACCGGTACGAGGCGTCGACGGGCCGCGAGTTCGCCCACGAGCGGTTCTACCGCGCGCTTGCGGCGTACAAGATGGCCGCGCTCGGCGAGATGTTCCTCGCGCGGCACCTGAACGACGACAGCGACGACCCGCTGTATCCGAAGATGGAGACGCAGGTCCCCGAGCTCGCGGCGCGGACGCTCGCGTACGTGGAAGGCGAGACCGAGCGGCTGTAGGCCCGCCGTCGGACCGTGGGCCGCGACTTACCGCGCCGTCCAGCCGCCGTCCGCGGCGAGCGTCTCGCCGGTGACGAAGCTCGCCGCGTCGCTCGCGAGGAAGACGACCGGGCCGGCTATCTCCGTCGGCTCGGCGAAGCGGTCGAGCGGCGTCCGGTCGAGGATCGACTGCCGGAGCCGCTCGTTCTCTTGGAGGGTCTCCGTGAGTTCGGTCGCGACGTACCCGGGCGCGACCGCGTTCACCCGCACCTCCGGCGCCCAGTCCATCGCCGCGCTCTTCGTCAGCCCGACGAGCCCGTGTTTCGACGCGACGTACGGGTGCTGTTTCGGCAGCCCGACCTCGCCCGCCACGCTGGCGACGTTGACGACGCTCCCCTCCGCCTCACGCAGGTGCGGGCCGGCGGCCCGGAGGGTCCGGAACGAGCCCCGCAGGTTCACGTCGAGCACGCCGTCGACCGCGTCCGACTCGATCTCGGTCGGGTCCCCGAGCGCGTCGTCGGGGTTGAACCCGGCGTTGTTGACCAAGACGTCGAGCGAGCCGAACGCCTCGACGGTCTCCTCCACGAGCGCCTCCACGTCGGCGTCGTCGGTCACGTCCGCGGTGATCCCGCGCGCCTCGACGCCGAGGTCGCGGGCCTCGTCGGCGACGGCCTCGACCTCCGCGGCCGTGCGCGCAGATGGGACGACCGTCGCCCCCGCCGCGGCCATCCCGAGGGTTATCGCGCGCCCGATCCCGCGCCCGCCGCCGGTGACGACGGCGACCTTCCCAGAGAGATCCGGGAGGGCGTCGCCCGGCGTCGGGGCGGCGGCGTCCGCACCGTCTCCGTCGGCCGACGGCACCTCCTCGTCTCTCATTCGCCACCTCCGTCGCCCGGCGCGTACGGCAGCTCCGGCTCCTCGACGGTCTCCCGGAGCGTCTTCTTGTCGAACTTCCCGGTCGCGGTCTTCGGGATCTCCTCGCGGAACCGGACGTCGTCCGGGAGCCACCAGCGCGGGAACTCTTCTTCGAGGAACGACCGGATCGCCTCCACGTCGAGCTCGCGGCCCGCCTTCGGCACGACGAACGCCAGCGGCCGCTCCTGCCAACGCTCGTGCGGCGCCGCGATCACGACCGCCTCGGCGACGTCGTCGTGCGCCATCAGGGCGTTCTCCAGCTCGATGCTGGAGATCCACTCGCCGCCCGACTTGATCACGTCCTTGGCTCGGTCGACGACCTCAATGTATCCGTCCTCGTCGACGGTGGCGATGTCGCCGGTGCGGAGCCAGCGCGCCCCGCCGTCCTCGGCCGCGACGAAGTCCGTCTCGTTGGCCTCCGGGCGGTTGTAGTACTCGCTGACGACGCTGGGGCCGCGGACGAGCAGCTCGCCGAACGCCTCGCCGTCCCAGGCGATCGGCTCGCCGTCGTCTCCGACGACCCGCATCTCCAGCCCGGGCGAGAGCAGCCCCTGCTTCGCCCGCTTGTCGAGTTCCGCCTCGCGGTCGCCGTCGGCGGTCCCCGAGGTCGGCCGCGAGACCGACCCGATGCTCATCGTCTCGGTCATTCCCCACGCGTGTTCGATCGTCACGTCGTGTTCGTCCTCGTACCGCCGCATCACCTCCCGCGGCGCGGCACTGCCGCCGACGACGATGCGTTCGAGCGAGGAGAGGTCGCCGCCGTGCTCGTCTAAGTGGTCGAGCACGTCGATCCACACCGTCGGGACCCCAGCGGTGAGCGTCACGCCCTCCTCCTCGATCAGCTCGACGAGGTCGGCGGGGTCCGGGACGGTCCCGGGTACACCTGTTTCGCGCCCGCCATCGTCACGGCGTACGGGAACTCCCACGAGTTCACATGGAACATGGGGACGACCGGCATCACCACGTCGTCCTCGGCGATGTCGAGCGCGGCGGGCGTCATCACCATCATCGCGTGGGCGTAGATCATCTTGTGGGTGTACTCGACCCCCTTCGGCTTCCCCGTCGTCCCGGAGGTGTAACACATCCCGGCGGGGTCGTCCTCGGAGAGCGAGGGCCACGATTCCATCGGGTCGGCGTCCGCGATCAGCTCCTCGAACGACGACAGCGGCAGGTCCGCCTCCGTCTCGGGGACCGCGTCGTCCATGACGACGACCTCGCGGACGCCGTCGATCCGGTCCCACAGGCGGTCGAGGACCGCCACGGCG is a window encoding:
- a CDS encoding DUF4238 domain-containing protein, giving the protein MAEYKNQHYVPKYLLRGWTDNERVPVYNIDNKQEYPPTSISNLCSEDYFYGGPEVEQSMDGLEDLHANVINKIRDERSFNTLSDSEVRFFCVFVLLQRTRTKQTKKETEQLIDNLAKEYIQLKVESGEVDPELPSGKNALDILDDYKITHESPLSYPMLQALTGIELIIDLEVAILENKTDLEFVISDHPVVHDNPRFKYEIDKYLIGTQNRGLQIFVPFSDEVQVMLYDPAAYFVEYTNQEERKVTITSETPVEGLNDVQMINAFESIYYRNSGQEERFRDAQRRLAEYINENSTTFERLAPDEHDFETQNEMIESGRPLTDYSPTLPFVKQRLETDFAIERRPAVIQRHRNFIDEILEDAREKFEDG
- a CDS encoding AAA family ATPase, which codes for MNVIGTVGLPGSGKGEAANVAEAAGIPVVVMGDVIRAECRRRGLDPAEHHGRMAGTLREEEGDDAIAARTLPRIREAAAESDRDETVLVDGLRSTVELERFREAFGDDFTLVAIRAPFELRAERLGERGRDDSDSDLSALRERDEREIDLGLGETLERADVEIDNTDSLAAFRERVREELGVDDAESDRSDGKAGEKPDDAEATDDPEAPEAGGDGA
- a CDS encoding RNA-binding domain-containing protein; the encoded protein is MIYSVDVRIETPVNDTEVTDRVTDAVENVFPDAEPVHEDGRLVSETHSLDAFSDVLHEQEILDTARRVFRQNRTEEEFTFSLKKQAAFEGVVNFAVGESDELGEIDVEVRVREPDVESFIDYVAPETDEGQPVDPVREYGDRFDPEDEAY
- a CDS encoding transporter, with translation MSSSPPGGTTATTGSDPSIAREAVAGAVAGAAAYLVGYLSVYLTQSGRIEEGLSGLNFLAELFGSDPISTWQVSGWMFYNAHFVETVFPALFGGTSSRNLLMEAEGAGFLLLVPPVLLLVAGLVAGRVAGADAPLDGARSGALVAAGYLPLAVVGAFLFRYAVGDGSVAPDIVTAVLLAGAVYPAVFGAIGGAGSSALSN
- a CDS encoding GNAT family N-acetyltransferase: MFPETIETDRLRLEARSPETVDLDECYRICSSDPDIDEVTEHLAWDPHETKKETLEFLKRGRERFEEGEAASYVIRPREGEDGAGELAGFGGFHVDWEKRTALLGTWLRKRFWGRGYSGERAAALVEVAFDDLDLEVVAVSHHPDNENSRRAIERYVDRLGGRREGLLRNHMTFPDGTVHDEVRYTITQAEWREATA
- a CDS encoding alpha/beta hydrolase, translated to MSADQIDPQAKRAAARQSRIPLPHGGYKLKLLRRLTGPLTRLQNRNPPSVGATESVRVPGPEGDSEARLYLPDSDPPHPTVVFFHGGGFVLGSVETHDWLCRHLTRESGCAVLSVEYRLAPEHPFPAAVEDAYAAVEWAADSTERLRGTGDVAVAGDSAGGNLAAVTALMAAERDGPEIAHQALLYPGIGIDPEQESVREHAGVVLSREDIEWFSEAYYRSEIHRRNPYADPINAGDLSGVAPATVVTAGFDPLRDGGKAYAEKLVADGVATRYENYPSMVHGFMTMQDVDRAREAIADVAADLADALHE
- a CDS encoding DMT family transporter, which codes for MSRLRNLSLFLILASVWGSAFVAIKAGLAYFPPVLFAALRYDVAGVVMLAYAAYAVDDPIPRGRDAWLEVLSGAVFIIAAYHSFLFVGETDPAVTSAVAAVIVSLSPLLTTVFARAFLPAERLTAVGALGLAIGLVGAVVLANPDPANLTGGGTVAKLLVLLAAASFALGSVLSRASEADIAVETMEAWAMLLGAGLTHLVSLALGESVADVAWTTESLLALGYLSVVASGIGFLIYFDLLDRLGPIEINLVSYVAPVFAAVVGWLLLDEGITATTVAGFLIICVGFALVKRDAIREELRAAGVTG